The Marinobacter bohaiensis genome segment GCGGCATGGGCGCCAGCATGTGGGCGCCGTCCAGCAGGCCAAACGACACCTTGTCGCGCAGGGACGCCCAGGACCCTTCACGGACCAGCTCCACGTCCAGGCCTTCGCGGAAGAACAGCCCCAGTTCGTGGGCGATGATCAGCGGCGCACTGTCGAGCAGCGGAACGAAGCCCAGCCTCAACTTGAAGCCCTTGCGGCGGTGCAGCGGAATCGGGTCGGCCACCATCGGTACCTCCCGCGTCAGGATGCGCGCTGGAGGTTGCCGGCGTCATCCTTGCCGAGCATGTCGATCACCCGCTGGGCAATCTGCCCCATGCGCAGGCTGTGGTCCATGGCGGCTTTCTGCAGCACGCGGTAGGCCTCGGCCTCGTCGCACTGTTCGCGTTTCATGATCAGGCCCTTGGCGCGGTCGATCAGCTTACGCTCTTCCAGCTGTGTGCGGGTCTCCTGCAGCTCTTCGCGCAGGGACTGGAACGCCTCGAAGCGGGCCACGGCGGTGTCGATGATGCCGCGCACGTGCTGCGGCTGGATGCCGTCCACCACGTAGGCGCTCACACCGGCGCGCACGGCGGCCTGGATGGTGTTGCGGTCGCTCTGCTCCTGGGCGAAGAACACGATCGGGCGCGGCGCATGGTCGTTGAGCGTGCTCATGTTTTCCAGGGTGTCGCGGTCCGGCAGGTCCATGTCGATGATGACCATGTCCGGCTCGTCGCGGGCCACCGCAGCGGTCAGACCGACCGCGTTGGGGCGGTGGCTGATGACCTCGTGACCTTCCGCCTCAAGCGCCTTGCGGACGGTGTCGGCCCGCTCGGTGTCGTCGTCGATCAACAGGATTCGGAGTGGGTCAAAAGCGTTCATGGCTATGTCCTCGGATGTCTGTCCGGGAATAAGCAACTTCCTGACCAGATCCCGGGGTTATTTCAGTAAGTCCCTGAAATGCTGATTTTTTACGATAATTGAGAAAGTCAGGGGTTGGCGCCGGGCCGGTTTTGGCTGATCCAAACCGGTTCAATTTTGGGCGCTTTGCACTGTTTTGGGTGCTGGCTGGGCCGATTTGCCCGGGAATCGTGGGGTTTCGTCTGGCCTTAAACTTGCTTTCGAGAGGGACAGATGCATTTTGCGCAGGCTGCGGCGACAATCGCCGGCCGGCGCCGACAAGGTCCAGGCAACGAAGCCCGGGCGTGACGAGGCCAATATTCCAGGCCGTCGTCGCGCCCGGGTTTTTTTATGGGTGCCGGGCCGGGAGCAGCAAAGGTCCGTGAGTAACGAGGCAATGACAACCTGCAAAACCACCTGTCCCTACTGCGGCGTCGGCTGCGGCGTACTGGCTGATCCCAGAGGCGCGGTCCGTGGCGACGACAGCCATCCGGCCAACCGTGGGCGCCTGTGCGTCAAGGGTTCCAGCCTGCACGAGACCCTCGGTGACCACGGGCGCCTGCTGGCGCCGCGTGTCGATGGGCACCGGGTGTCCTGGGACCAGGCCATCCAGGCCGGCGCCGACGCCATCCGCGAGGCGGTCGAAACTCACGGGCCGGGGTCCGTGGGCTTCTATCTGTCCGGCCAACTGCTTACCGAGGACTACTACGCCGCCAACAAGCTGGCCAAGGGCTTCATCGGCACGCCCCACGTGGATACCAATTCGCGGCTGTGCATGTCGTCCGCCGTGGCCGCCCACAAGCGGGCCTTCGGGGCGGACGTGGTGCCGGGCTGCTACGAGGACCTGGAGCTGGCCGACCTGCTGGTGCTGGTGGGCAGCAACGCCGCCTGGAACCACCCGATCCTGTTCCAGCGTATGAAGGCCGCCGCGCGGGACGGCCGGCGCGTGGTGGTGATCGACCCGCGCCGCACCGCCACCAGCGATCTGGCCGACCTGCATCTGAGCCTGCGTCCGGGCAGCGATGCCCTGCTGTTCAACGGGCTGCTGGCCTGGCTGGCGGAACAGGGGCGGCTGGACAAGAACTATATCGACGATCACTGCGAAGGCTTCGACCGTGCGCTCGCCGCCGCGAGAGAGAGTGCGCCCAGCGTGGCCGCGGTGGCGGCCGGGTGCGATCTGGACGAAGCCGAGGTGTTGCGGTTCTTCCAGTGGTTTGCCGAGCACGACCGCACCGTGACGATGTTCTCCCAGGGCGTGAACCAGTCCAGCTCGGGCACCGACAAGGGCAACGCCCTGATCAACTGTCACCTGGCGACCGGTCGGGTGGGCAAGCCCGGGGCGTCGCCGTTCTCCATCACCGGCCAGCCCAACGCCATGGGCGGTCGGGAAGTGGGTGGCCTGGCCAACACCCTGGCGGCACACATGGATTACGACGAGCCCGCCGACCGGGACCGGGTCACGCGTTTCTGGCAATCGCCGGGACTGGCGGGCGGGCCGGGCTACAAGGCCGTGGACCTGTTCGACGCGGTGCATCGCGGCGACATCAAGGTGCTCTGGATCATGGCGACGAATCCGGCGGTGAGCCTGCCCGACAACGACCGGGTGCGCGAGGCGCTGGAACGCTGCCCCACGGTCATCGTCTCCGACTGCGTTGCGGACACCGACACCGCCGCCTACGCCCGCATCCAGCTACCCGCCGCCGGCTGGGGCGAAAAGGACGGCACGGTGACCAATTCCGAACGCTGTATCTCCCGGCAGCGCGCCTTCCTGCCGCTGGCCGGCGAGGCAAAACCCGACTGGTGGATCATCAGCCGGATGGGGCAGGCGCTGGGCCATGGCGCGGCGTTCGACTATCAGGCGCCTGTGGATATCTTTCGGGAGCACGCGGCGCTGTCGGCGTTCGAGAACGACGGGCAGCGGGCCTTCGACCTGGGCGGCCTGAGCCGGATTCCGGCCGCCGATTACGACGCGCTGGCGCCGATCCAGTGGCCGGTCAACGCGCAGCATCCGGAGGGGGGCGCGCGTCTGTTCGGCGACGGCCGGTTCGCTACCGCGGACCACCGGGCCCGGTTTGTTGCCATAAGCCCCGAATCACCGCATCAGCGCCCGGACGCGGACTACCCGCTGATCGTCAACAGCGGCCGCATCCGCGACCACTGGCACACCATGACCCGCACCGGCCGTGCCGCGCGTCTCTGGCAGCATCGCGCCGAGCCGTTCATCGAGGTGCATCCCGACGATCTGGCCCGGCTGGGTCTGGAGGCCGGGCAGTTGGGCCAGCTCGACGGACCCTGGGGGCGTTTCGCCGGCCGCATCCAGTCGGTACCGGAACAGCGCCGGGGCGAGGTGTTCGTGCCGATCCACTGGAACCGGCAGTTCGCCAGCGACGCCCTGGCATCCCGGCTGATGGGCGCGGTGGTGGACCCCGTATCGGGGCAACCGGAGTCCAAGCACGGCGTGGCCCGCCTGACGGCGCTCAACACCCGCTGGGAAGCGCGCCTCCTGTGCAGTCCGGATTTCCCCCGCTACTGGCAGGCGGAGCAATGGGCCCGGGTGCCGCTGGATGGCTGCGAAAGCTGGTGGCTGGCCGGGGAACAGACACCCGACTGGCCGGACTGGGCCGGACGCTGGCTGGGCGGGCGGCCCCAGATTGAAATGGCTGATGCCCGGGTCGGGCGCTACCGGGCGGCCCGTTTTCATCAGGGCCGGTTGTTGGCCCTGCTGATGGTCGAGCCCGCCGGGTGCGCGTTTCCGGATCTGGGTTGGCTCGCCGGGTGTTTCGCCCGCGAATCACTGTCGGTGAACGAGCGCCGCGCCATCCTGGCCGGGCGCGATGCCGACCAGCCGGACATCGGCCCGGTGGTGTGCAGCTGCTTCCAGGTGGGGCAGAAGCAGATCGAGGCGGCGGTCGAGGCGGGTGCCGACTCGGTCGAGTCCCTGGGGGACAAACTCAGGTGCGGGACCAACTGTGGCTCCTGCCTACCGGAAATCCGCAAATGCCTGGCCGAGCCGTCGGTGACGCAGGAAGCCGGGTGAATAATCCCCGTTTATAGAGAAAGGGGCTCAGGAGCAGGAAGGGTGAGGGACGCTAGCGGTGCGTCAGCATCGACAGCGGCACCCGGTAGCGCGCGCCACGCCAGCGGCCGGTGCCCTGCACCGTGCAGGTACGGCGATTGACTCGAATCACCCGCCCTTCCCGGGGGCGCTCCTCATGACCGAAGCGCACATCATCCCCCACCGCAAACCGGCGGCTGTCGGCTTCCGCGGCGACCAGATCCATCCCCTCCCGCGGTAAAACGATGCCCCGACCTTCGCACTGATCGACCAGGTGATGGCGCACCGCGCGGGCGCCGCCGCTGGCGTGCAGTTCATCCAGGATCTTGTAGAACGCCGCGTTGTGAACCGACCCGTGCCGGCGCCCGCCGCTGATGCTCTGCAGCAGGTGCGCGAACTCGTGGCAGCAGGTGTGGGCAAGCAGGTTGGCGGTGGACACCTCGCCGTCGAAGTAGCCGCGCCGCTGGATTTCGCGGGTGGAGAGCCAGCCCTGGCTGCTGTGGGCTTCGAACTTGGCGGCCACCATGCGCTGGCCGTAGGTGATCAGGTGCTCGCCGTTGGCCGGATCGAAGCGGTGGTAGGTGGCCTGTCCGCGGCCGGCGCGGCAGGTCAGCTCGCTCTTGCGTGAGCGCTGGCGGACCCAGTCCCGGGCCGGTTGCCAGAGAACGTTTTCGGTGGCGCGGCCCATAAGCTGGGCAATCTGCTGTGCGGTTTCCGGGCTGACTGGCATGAGCTCGATGGTTAGGTGTGATCGGTAGGCGTGACTCCCGAAAACGATAATCGCCCCGGGTCGTCGAGGCAACCCCGGAAGTCCGGCTGGCTTGTCCAAACCTGCTGCAGGATTTGCCAAGGATTGGGTTTGTAAGCGCTACGTCGCCTGACTAGCTTTAAAGGAACGCTCCAAACAGCAATGACTGGCCGAGCATGCTTTCTGCCCCGAGCCGGGATCCAGCCAGTCGTTCCCGATAATAAAAGAGCCCGACGGTTGCCGGTGTTGGCCTTTTTCGAGGGCAGCGCCGATCAGTCGGGCCGTTCCTGATGGGAGGCCGTTATGGCATTCACGTTCCAGCTCAATGGCAAAGAGGTGACCGCGGACGTCGAGCCCGACACCCCGTTGCTCTGGGTGCTCCGCGATCATTTTGGACTGACCGGCACCAAGTTCGGCTGCGGCATCGCCCAGTGCGGCGCCTGTACCGTCCACATGAATGGGCTCACCCGGCGTTCCTGCATCACGCCCATCTCGCAGGTGGACGGTGGTCAGGTGGTCACCATCGAGGGGCTGGGCGGGCGCGAAGCCCAGGCCGTGCAGGATGCCTGGGTGGCGCTGGACGTGCCCCAGTGCGGATTCTGCCAGTCCGGTCAGGTGATGTCCGCCGCCGCCCTGCTGCGGGAAATCCCCAAGCCCACCGATGACAACATCGACCAGGCGATGGCCGGCAATATTTGCCGCTGCGCCACCTATGTGCGCATCCGCAAGGCCATTCACCAGGCGGCGCAGACGCTGGAGGGCTGATCCATGACGTATCCATTTCGCGTTGAGACGCCGCAGGAGCGGGGGCTGACCCGTCGCGGTTTCCTCAAGGGCTCGGCGGCGGTCGCCACCAGTCTGGTCATCGGGGCCCACCTGCCGGGGCGGGCGTTCGCAGAAGCGGCCTCATCGGCGGCTGATAGCGGGGCCATGGCGCCCAACGCCTTCGTCCGGATCGATCCGGACAGCACGGTGACGGTCATCGTCAAACACATCGAGTTCGGCCAGGGGCCGGTGACCGGCCTGGCCACGCTGGTGGCGGAAGAGCTGGACGCGGACTGGGGCCAGATGAAGGCGGAACTGGCCCCGGCCAATACCGAAAAGTACACCAACGCGCTGTTCGGCTTACAGGGCACCGGCGGCTCCACCGCCATGGCCAGTTCCTACGAGCCGATGCGCAAGGCCGGGGCGGCGGCTCGGGTCATGCTCGTGCAGGCGGCCGCCAAGCGCTGGCAGGTGGAGCCTTCGGCGATCACCGTCGAGAGGGGCGAAGTCCGTCACGGTGATCACAGCGCCTCGTTTGGCGAACTGGTGGCGGAGGCGGCGCAGGTAGCGCCTCCCAGCGATCCGCCGCTGAAATCACCGGACGACTTCAAGCTGATCGGCACCCAGCTGACGAAGCTGGATTCCCGCGACAAATCCGACGGCAAACAGATGTTCACGCTGGATCGTTATCCCGAGCAGCTGGTGGTCGCCACCATCCTGCATCCGCCGGTCTTCGGCGCCACCGTGGCCTCTGTGGACGATGCCGACGCGCGGGCGGTGAAAGGGGTTATCGACGTCAAGACCGTGCCCGCCGGCGTGGCCGTCTACGCCGAGAACACCCACGCCGCATTGAAAGGCCGCAAGGCGCTGAACGTGTCCTGGGATGAGAGCCAGGGGGAAACCCGCTCCACCCAGCGGATGGAGCAGGATTACAGCCAGGCCGTGAAACAGCCGGGGCTGGACGCCCGGCTTGAAGGCGATGTGGAGGCGGCACTGGCCTCCGCCGACACCGTGATCGAGGCGGAATACTACTTCCCGTTCCTGGCGCACGCACCGATGGAAACCCTCGATGCTGTGATCCGCTTCCGGGAGGGCCTGGTTGAGGCCTGGATGGGGACGCAGATCCAGACCATGGACCATGGCGCCATCGCCCAGGTGTTCGGCGTGCCGCCGGAGAAAGTGTCGCTGTACACCGAATACGCCGGCGGCAGCTTCGGCCGCCGGGCGCAGCCGGGCGGCGAGTTTGCGGCGGAAGCGGCCCAGGTGGCCAAGGCGCTGGGCTCGGAGCGCCCGGTCAAGCTGATGTGGACCCGGGAAAACGACATCCAGGGCGGCCGTTATCGACCGCTGGCGGTGCATCGCCTGCGCGGCGGGCTGGACAGCGACGGCAACATCGTCGCCTGGGATCAGCAGATTGCCGTGCAGTCCTTCATGAAAGGCACCGCGTTCGAGCAGTTCATGATCAAGGACGGCATCGATGCCACGGCGGTGGAAGGCTCCAAGGAACTGCCGTACGGGGTGCCCAACCTGCGGGTGGGGCAGCATCTGATGGACAACGGCGTGTCTGCGCTCTGGTGGCGGTCCGTGGAACACACCCACAACGCCTACGCCAACGAAACCTTCCTCGATGAGTTGCTGGAACGAGCCGGAACCGATCCGGTGAAAGGTCGTCTGGCGCTGCTGGGTGACAAGCATCCGCGCCACAGCGGCGTGCTGAAAAAGGTGGCCGACATGGTCGACGCCGCCGGCAGCGTGCCGGACGGGCGCGCCCGAGGGGTGGCCGTGCACAAGAGCTTCGGCAGTTTCGTGGCGCAGATCGCGGAAGTGTCCGACAACGGCGCGGGCGAACCGCGGGTGCATAAGATCTGGTGTGCGGTGGACTGCGGCGTGCCGGTCAATCCGGACGTTATCCGCGCCCAGATGGAAGGCGGCATCGGTTATGGCATCGGCGCCGTTCTCTACGACGCCATCACCCTCGGCGACGGCGGCCGGGTGGAGCAGGCCAACTTCGACCGCTACCGCTCCCTGCGCATCAACGAGATGCCCGATGTGGAGGTGGAAGTGATTCGCTCCGCCGAACCGCCCACCGGTGTGGGGGAGCCCGGCACACCGCCCTCCGGCCCGGCCATCGCCAACGCCTGGCGACGGCTGACCGGCAAGAGCGTTTACCGGTTACCCCTGGTTCCGATCGTCAGCTGAGGAGGCGACACCATGACTCGTACCATCATAGCCATCGCCTGTGCCGCCCTCGTGTCGCTGGCCCTGAGCCTGAAAATCGGCTCCGCCATTGCCGCTGACGAACCGGTGGCGAAGAGCGAAACACTGCGCTCGCCCGAATCGTTTGCCGACATCCAGGAGCCTGCCGAGCGCTCTGTCGCGATGTTCAACGAAATGGGCAAGGTGCTGACCCATCCCCGCTGCGTGGCCTGCCATCCCAAGGGCGACACGCCGCTGCAGGGCATGAGCCTGCAGGCGCACCAGCCACCGGTCGTCCGGGGCGTGGGTGGCATGGGCGCTGCGGGCATGCGCTGCTCCACCTGCCACGGCGAAGAGAACGTGGCCTTCGACACCGCCGAGGGCTCCATTCCCGGACACCCGGGCTGGCGGCTGGCGCCGGCATCCATGGCCTGGGAGGGCAAGAGCCTCGCCCAGATCTGCGAGCAGCTCAAAGACCCCGAACGCAGTCACATGACGCTGGAGGAACTGCAGAAACACAACGCCGAAGACGGCCTGGTCGGCTGGGGCTGGCATCCCGGAGAAGGGCGGATTCCCGTGCCCGGGACCCAGGCCATTTTCGGGGAACTGACCCAGGCGTGGATTGATACCGGGGCGGTCTGTCCGGAGGGCTGAGCGCGATTGGCGCCTACCGCAACTGATACCGGATCGGGATGGTAAATGCGAAGCTCTTGCCCTGCATGCTGTCCGGCACGGCCGGTAGCGGGTCGCTGGAGCGGATGATCTCCAGCGCGGCTTCGTCCAGGATGCGAAAGCGGGAACTGTTCGCGATGGACGCGGAGATCAGGTCGCCGTGGCGATCGAACTCGAAGCGCACCACCGGTGTGCCTTCCTGTCCACGGCGCCGCGCCCGGCGTGGGTATTCGTAATGCTGCGCCAGGTGCCGGTTGAGTTTCGACAGGTAACTGTCCTCGGCGTCGGAGCGCCCGGCGGTCAGCTCCACCTGTTGCGGCTGGGACGCACCCGGCTCGCCTTGCGTTGACGAGCTGGATGTCTTCTCGGCCGTTGTCGCGCTTGGGGCGGTTGCGCTGTCGGTCGTCGCCCGGGCGGTTTGTTCCGGCTCTGGCTTGGGCTCCGGTTTTGGATCGGGCTTGGGTTCCGGTTTGGGCGTGGGCTCGGGCGTCGGCTCCGGCTTGGGCACTGGTTTCGGATCCGGCTTTGGCTCGGGTTTTGGTTTAGGCTCCGGTTTCGGCTCTGGCTTTGGCTTGGGTTCCGGTTCCGGCTTGGGTTCGGGTTTGGGTTCAGGTTCAGGCGGCTGTTCCGCCTGCGGTTCCGGTTTGGGTTTCTGGGGTTCCGCCGTCGGTTCGGGGTCGCCGGTGGCGGCCTGCTCGGCGTTGGGGCTGGCCAGGCTGAGACTGATAACGGCCTGTGCCGTAACGTTGCCATTGCCTTTGGGCGCCGGGATGGTCTCCGACGAGCGTGCGAACAGGTAGCCCACGCCCAGGGCGATGGCCAGGGCGACAATGGCGAAGACGAAGCGGATAGCGGTGCTCACAGTCTGGGCTCCGTCAGCAGGGTGACCTTGTCGTAACCGGCCTGTTCCAGGGTGTGTAGCAGGCTCTCCAGATCGTCCAGGGTAATGCCGGCGTCGGCCGCAATACGCAGCGGCCGGGCGGCATCGGGCCTGGGCAACTGCTGCAACAGTTGCTCGCGTGGGACGACCTGCTTGCCGATCTGCCAGTCGCCGTCGGCGGTGACCATCATGTCGGCTTTCGGCGCACTGCTTTCGCCTTCCTCTGCCGTGCCCGGCAGCGTCGGCAACGGATCGTCGGTCAGGTGCCCCGCCACGATGAAGAACAGCAGCAGCAGGAAGACCAGGTTAATCAGCGGCAGCATCGCGTCTTCCACGCGATCGAGCAGGTTACGGCCGTCACCGTCCTGGGATTGGGGGAGCAGTGGCTTCATTGGGGATCGTTTACGTCTGTATCGCTCTGTGAGGTCCGCCGCCAGTGGGTGTTTATGCCCGCTGACTGGAGCTGGGTCAGGCCTGCGGTGAAGGTGCCCAGCGGGACGTCGCCTTCGGTTTCCAGGTTCACTTCGCGTTCGCCGGCGCGCAGCAGGGCTTCGGCCAGCGACGTCGCGCTCAGGGTGCGTTCATTCCACTGGATCCGGCCGTCGGCTTCCATAACCAGCTCCGGCAGGGGCTCGCCTTCTTCACCGCCGCCGCTGGTCCCGGTGCGGTTGTCCAGATCCAGGTGGCTGGTGGGCGCCAGGCGCGACGTCACCATAAAGAACACCAGCAGGATAAAGACAACGTCGATCAACGGGGTCATCCGGATCGGCAGGCGCCGACGCGGACGGGGATCAACCAGCTGCATGGGCGAACCGCTTCTCCTCGCCGGCTTCCCTGAGTTCGACCTGCTCCTGCCTGGTTTCGCTCTGTACCTGCGGTTGAGGGGCCTGGTGCATGTCCTCGGTGACCGACAACACCCGCACCAGCAGGTCGTTCATGTGGCTGCTCAGGCGGCGCAGGCGGAACTCGATCCAGGCGGCCATGGCCGCCATGGGGATGGCGATGACCAGGCCCGCCGCGGTGGTCATCAGCGCCTGGTAAATACCGCCACTGAGCTGGCTGGCACTGGCGCGCCCTTCCGTGGACGCCATGGTGCTGAAGGCCTCCATCATGCCCATCACCGTGCCCAACAGGCCCAGCAGGGGCGCCAGGGCGGCGATCACTTCAATAATCTTGAGAGGCGACTCGAACGGCTGCAGGGCGCGCTGGGCAAGGCGTGCGATATTTTCACGCTGCTGGGTTTCCGACGCGCTGCCCAGGGCGCCGCGCATGGCCGTTTCGACCAGGGCCGGCAGCGGGTTGAACCGGTTCAGGCCGGAGCGGGTGGCATGGATGTCGTCAGCCAGTTCCGGGGAGGGCGCGGATTCCCACTGATCGACTTCGGCGCGAATCCGGCGTGAGCTGCGCGGCGCAAACAAGGCGCCGACCAGTACGACGTAGATGAAGGTCGCCAGGCCAATCAAGGCGAGGACCAGAAGCACGCCCATGACCGGGCCGCCGTAATCCAGGAGCTGACTGATGGGGCCAAACTGACCTGCGGCGCTGACAGTGGCGGATGATTCAGGCACGGTGGATTCTCCCGGGAATAAAAGCTGAAGTTCAAATAATAACGATTCTTATTAGACTACGCTACCTAAAGGATACAGGCAGGTCATGACGGGTCTGTTAGACTGGGTATCGAAGGTTAAGGGTCGGAGATAAGGCGAACCCGGCCCGGTGATGCCCGTTCGCCGGCCGTGCCGGCGGATGACGACAGCAGTAGGTGGAGGTACATCATTGATTGACAGGATTCGACGCTGGTTCGATAGCCTTAAGAACCGGGCCGTCGTCATGGTCGTCCTGCTTGTCGTCCTGATCACCGTAACCGCGACGGTGATCGCCGTCTCCCTTGGCCAGTCGGAACTTGAAGCCCAGGCCCGCAACCAGCTACAGACCCACGCGATGATCATTGCCGACGACGTGGACGAGAAGCTGGCCGAGCGCTTTGATGCCATCACCCGGGTGGCCGCCGGGCTCACCATGTACGAAGAGGCGCTTTTCAGCCGTGCCCAGGTGATCCTGAACCGCCAGACGGCCCTCAACTCGCTGTTTCACCGACTCTATCTCATCAATCACCAAGGCCATGTCCAGGCCGTGCTGCCTGAGGACAAGCCCGCGCGCGGTATCGATGTGTCGGATCGTCCCTACTATCGCCAGACCCTCCAGCAGATGACCACCCTGATCTCGAAGCCGATCTTCTCTCGCGACGAGGGCGAGCCGGTGGTGGTGGTAACGGCACCGATCTTCGATCACAGCCAGCGCCTGATCGGTATCCTGGCCGGGTCGATCAAGCTGAGCGAAGACAGTTTCCTGGGGGCCCTGGCTGATCTCAGTATTGGCCAGACCGGTTTTGTGGCGATGGGCACCCGCTCCGGGGTGATCCTGGTGGAGCCGTTCGATTATCCGGACCTGGGACGCCTGAACGACAACAGCCCCCTGCACCAGGCCGCG includes the following:
- a CDS encoding ExbD/TolR family protein, translated to MKPLLPQSQDGDGRNLLDRVEDAMLPLINLVFLLLLFFIVAGHLTDDPLPTLPGTAEEGESSAPKADMMVTADGDWQIGKQVVPREQLLQQLPRPDAARPLRIAADAGITLDDLESLLHTLEQAGYDKVTLLTEPRL
- a CDS encoding energy transducer TonB, whose translation is MSTAIRFVFAIVALAIALGVGYLFARSSETIPAPKGNGNVTAQAVISLSLASPNAEQAATGDPEPTAEPQKPKPEPQAEQPPEPEPKPEPKPEPEPKPKPEPKPEPKPKPEPKPDPKPVPKPEPTPEPTPKPEPKPDPKPEPKPEPEQTARATTDSATAPSATTAEKTSSSSTQGEPGASQPQQVELTAGRSDAEDSYLSKLNRHLAQHYEYPRRARRRGQEGTPVVRFEFDRHGDLISASIANSSRFRILDEAALEIIRSSDPLPAVPDSMQGKSFAFTIPIRYQLR
- a CDS encoding xanthine dehydrogenase family protein molybdopterin-binding subunit; this translates as MTYPFRVETPQERGLTRRGFLKGSAAVATSLVIGAHLPGRAFAEAASSAADSGAMAPNAFVRIDPDSTVTVIVKHIEFGQGPVTGLATLVAEELDADWGQMKAELAPANTEKYTNALFGLQGTGGSTAMASSYEPMRKAGAAARVMLVQAAAKRWQVEPSAITVERGEVRHGDHSASFGELVAEAAQVAPPSDPPLKSPDDFKLIGTQLTKLDSRDKSDGKQMFTLDRYPEQLVVATILHPPVFGATVASVDDADARAVKGVIDVKTVPAGVAVYAENTHAALKGRKALNVSWDESQGETRSTQRMEQDYSQAVKQPGLDARLEGDVEAALASADTVIEAEYYFPFLAHAPMETLDAVIRFREGLVEAWMGTQIQTMDHGAIAQVFGVPPEKVSLYTEYAGGSFGRRAQPGGEFAAEAAQVAKALGSERPVKLMWTRENDIQGGRYRPLAVHRLRGGLDSDGNIVAWDQQIAVQSFMKGTAFEQFMIKDGIDATAVEGSKELPYGVPNLRVGQHLMDNGVSALWWRSVEHTHNAYANETFLDELLERAGTDPVKGRLALLGDKHPRHSGVLKKVADMVDAAGSVPDGRARGVAVHKSFGSFVAQIAEVSDNGAGEPRVHKIWCAVDCGVPVNPDVIRAQMEGGIGYGIGAVLYDAITLGDGGRVEQANFDRYRSLRINEMPDVEVEVIRSAEPPTGVGEPGTPPSGPAIANAWRRLTGKSVYRLPLVPIVS
- a CDS encoding (2Fe-2S)-binding protein, whose product is MAFTFQLNGKEVTADVEPDTPLLWVLRDHFGLTGTKFGCGIAQCGACTVHMNGLTRRSCITPISQVDGGQVVTIEGLGGREAQAVQDAWVALDVPQCGFCQSGQVMSAAALLREIPKPTDDNIDQAMAGNICRCATYVRIRKAIHQAAQTLEG
- a CDS encoding Isoquinoline 1-oxidoreductase subunit — encoded protein: MTRTIIAIACAALVSLALSLKIGSAIAADEPVAKSETLRSPESFADIQEPAERSVAMFNEMGKVLTHPRCVACHPKGDTPLQGMSLQAHQPPVVRGVGGMGAAGMRCSTCHGEENVAFDTAEGSIPGHPGWRLAPASMAWEGKSLAQICEQLKDPERSHMTLEELQKHNAEDGLVGWGWHPGEGRIPVPGTQAIFGELTQAWIDTGAVCPEG
- a CDS encoding MotA/TolQ/ExbB proton channel family protein, which produces MPESSATVSAAGQFGPISQLLDYGGPVMGVLLVLALIGLATFIYVVLVGALFAPRSSRRIRAEVDQWESAPSPELADDIHATRSGLNRFNPLPALVETAMRGALGSASETQQRENIARLAQRALQPFESPLKIIEVIAALAPLLGLLGTVMGMMEAFSTMASTEGRASASQLSGGIYQALMTTAAGLVIAIPMAAMAAWIEFRLRRLSSHMNDLLVRVLSVTEDMHQAPQPQVQSETRQEQVELREAGEEKRFAHAAG
- a CDS encoding ExbD/TolR family protein gives rise to the protein MQLVDPRPRRRLPIRMTPLIDVVFILLVFFMVTSRLAPTSHLDLDNRTGTSGGGEEGEPLPELVMEADGRIQWNERTLSATSLAEALLRAGEREVNLETEGDVPLGTFTAGLTQLQSAGINTHWRRTSQSDTDVNDPQ
- a CDS encoding ANTAR domain-containing response regulator, with protein sequence MNAFDPLRILLIDDDTERADTVRKALEAEGHEVISHRPNAVGLTAAVARDEPDMVIIDMDLPDRDTLENMSTLNDHAPRPIVFFAQEQSDRNTIQAAVRAGVSAYVVDGIQPQHVRGIIDTAVARFEAFQSLREELQETRTQLEERKLIDRAKGLIMKREQCDEAEAYRVLQKAAMDHSLRMGQIAQRVIDMLGKDDAGNLQRAS
- a CDS encoding nitrate reductase, translating into MTTCKTTCPYCGVGCGVLADPRGAVRGDDSHPANRGRLCVKGSSLHETLGDHGRLLAPRVDGHRVSWDQAIQAGADAIREAVETHGPGSVGFYLSGQLLTEDYYAANKLAKGFIGTPHVDTNSRLCMSSAVAAHKRAFGADVVPGCYEDLELADLLVLVGSNAAWNHPILFQRMKAAARDGRRVVVIDPRRTATSDLADLHLSLRPGSDALLFNGLLAWLAEQGRLDKNYIDDHCEGFDRALAAARESAPSVAAVAAGCDLDEAEVLRFFQWFAEHDRTVTMFSQGVNQSSSGTDKGNALINCHLATGRVGKPGASPFSITGQPNAMGGREVGGLANTLAAHMDYDEPADRDRVTRFWQSPGLAGGPGYKAVDLFDAVHRGDIKVLWIMATNPAVSLPDNDRVREALERCPTVIVSDCVADTDTAAYARIQLPAAGWGEKDGTVTNSERCISRQRAFLPLAGEAKPDWWIISRMGQALGHGAAFDYQAPVDIFREHAALSAFENDGQRAFDLGGLSRIPAADYDALAPIQWPVNAQHPEGGARLFGDGRFATADHRARFVAISPESPHQRPDADYPLIVNSGRIRDHWHTMTRTGRAARLWQHRAEPFIEVHPDDLARLGLEAGQLGQLDGPWGRFAGRIQSVPEQRRGEVFVPIHWNRQFASDALASRLMGAVVDPVSGQPESKHGVARLTALNTRWEARLLCSPDFPRYWQAEQWARVPLDGCESWWLAGEQTPDWPDWAGRWLGGRPQIEMADARVGRYRAARFHQGRLLALLMVEPAGCAFPDLGWLAGCFARESLSVNERRAILAGRDADQPDIGPVVCSCFQVGQKQIEAAVEAGADSVESLGDKLRCGTNCGSCLPEIRKCLAEPSVTQEAG